The proteins below come from a single Tachypleus tridentatus isolate NWPU-2018 chromosome 13, ASM421037v1, whole genome shotgun sequence genomic window:
- the LOC143239862 gene encoding protein FAM200C-like, which yields MSKKRTYSDAFLRYGFVNLPSGGEDRPQCVVCHKVLTNESLKPSKLSAHLQKCHPNLQNEDQAYFQRRAVALKNIQFGSSGIQAHKLQGAVKASYFVAYKVAEQQKCYTIAENLIMPCAYEMVSKVCGEDQAKKLSVISLSNNTIRRRVDDMASDILSQVTTEIKESSYSKFSLQFDESCDVASCAVLLGFVRYVHQDKIKEEFLLCEDLLTTTKGEDIFNIINSFFTTNGLDWNSVQQVSVDGAPSMMGRNRGLRGLIQAVNPGISVDHCIIHRYSLGSKCLPGRLSKLKPQASIEAASADLINIRWNGIGAVPAC from the exons atgtctaaaaagcgcacctactctgacgcctttcttcgctatggctttgtgaatttaccttctggtggagaggatcggccacaatgtgtagtatgtcacaaagtgttgacaaatgaaagcCTCAAGCCATCAAAACTCTCAGCTCACCTCCAGAAGTGCCATCCAAATCTTCAAAACGAGGATCAGGCTTATTTTCAGCGCCGGGCTGTAGCACTGAAGAATATCCAGTTCGGTTCATCTGGAATTCAAGCCCATAAGCTTCAAGGTGCGGTCAAAGCATCttactttgttgcatataaagttgccGAACAACAAAAATGCTACACCATTGCAGAGAATCTGATTATGCCTTGTGCATACGAGATGGTAAGCAAGGTATGTGGGGAGGATCAAGCGAAGAAACTGAGTGTCATAtctctatcaaacaacacaatccgccgacgagtcgatgacatggcatcagatattctgtcccaagttacaacagagatcaaggaaagctcatatagcaaattctccttgcaatttgatgaatcgtgtgacgtagccagttgtgctgttctccttgggttcgttcgttacgtccaccaggacaagattaaagaagagttcctattatgcgaagatctgctgacaaccacgaagggagaagatatcttcaatatcatcaacagtttctttaccacgaatggattggattggaacagcgttcaacag gtCTCCGTCGATGGAGCACCGTCGATGATGGGTCGTAATCGTGGATTAAGGGGCCTCATACAAGCTGTGAATCCAGGAATTTCTGTAGATCATTGCATCATTCATCGGTACTCTCTTGGATCAAAATGCCTGCCTG GACGTTTAAGCAAACTAAAGCCACAAGCGTCCATTGAGGCTGCATCTGCAGACTTGATAAATATAAGATGGAATGGAATTGGTGCAGTTCCGGCTTGCTAG